TTCACGATCGAGGAAGACATCCTGTTCCGCCGGACCTTCAACCAGCCGGCGGGGATGAACTCGCCGCTCGACATCACGCTGTTCATGCAGCAGATCTGCGACCACGGCGAGTACTTCGAGCTTCAGCCGGCGCGCGCGCGCAACCTGGTGACGGCCTTCGGTCGCATCGGTGGCCACGTGGTGGGCTTCGTCGCGAACAACTCGGCGGTGGCCTCGGGCCAGATCGACATCGGAGCGGCGCGCAAGGGCACGCGCTTCATCCGCTTCTGCAATCTCTACAACGTCCCGCTGGTGTTCCTCGAGGACACCACGGGCTTCCTGCCCGGCTCGGAGCAGGAGTCGGGTGGCATCATCCTCGAGGGACGGCGCCTGCTGGACTCGATCATCGACGTGCGCGTGCCGTCGATGACGCTGATCATCCGCAACGCATTCGGCGGCGCCTACGCGGCCTACAACTCCTACTTCGTGGGCGCGGACATGGTCTTCACCATGCCGATGGCGCGCATCGCGGTGATGGGGCCGGCGGGGAAGGACTTCGTCTACAAGGACGAGATCCGGGCGCTCGACGCGACCTACCGCAAGGCGGTGGCCGACGGCGGTTCGGAGGAAGCTGCGGCGAAGGCCCGCGATGCCGGGTTGGCCGACCTCTCGGACCGGTACGAGGCCGACCTGATGAATCCGAAGGAAGCGCTGTCGCTGGGTTCGGTCTCTCGCGTCGTGATGCCCGGGACGAGTCGCCGAGTGTTGGCGCAGAACCTCGACTTCTTGATGCGGACGTACGAACCCTCCCCGATGGGCGGCGTGCAGCGGGAGTTCGAATAGGTGCTGGACAAGAGCCTCGAAACCGTGGCCTACGCGGACAGCCCCTCCGAGTGGATTCGCTCCTTCGACCCGTCGGACATCAAGTGCCTGGTGGTGTGCCGCGGGCCGGTTCGCCTGGAGGCCTTCGAGATCTTCGACGCGATCGGCATCCGCGAGTACGGGATGTTGCTGTCGGAGAAGGACTCGGTCATCTACCCGCGCTGTCTGGCGCCCGAGCTGCGCAACTTCAAGTTCCCGGCGAACGTCCACCGGGTGCCCGACTACATGGGCGTCGGCCAGGAAGAGAAGCAGCAGCGCATCGCGGAGATCGTCGAGATCGCCCGCGCCCACGGCTACACCCACATCTTTGCCGGCTATGGCTTCATGGCCGAAGACGCCGAGTTCATCGAGGCGATCGAAGCATCGGGGGTTCTCTTCATGGGCCCCTCGTCCGGCGTGGTTCGCCAGGCGGGCGCAAAGGACGAGGCCAAGAAGCTTGCGCGCAGCCTCGGCAACTCGGTCATCCCGGGCGTCGACACGATTTCGGCGCGCGCGCTGTTACAGCGGGCCGGCGATCGCTCGGGCCTCGAGGTGCTCGCGAGCCAGCACGATCTCGAGTTCGGTTTCGACGAGGGCATCTCCCTCGAGGAGAACGCCGAAGCGTTGCTCCAGGCCGGCTACGGGAAGACCGTCGAGCTGGTGACGATCGAGGAGCTCCAGGCCCAGGCCGACCGCGAGTGCCGCGAGATGTGGCGCGAGTACCCGAACAATCGCATCCGCTTCAAGCACATCGGCGGTGGCGGTGGAAAGGGACAGCGCGTCGTCTCGAGCTCCGAGGAGATCCCTTCGGCGGTGATGGACATCCTCGCCGAATCGAAGGTGCTGCCGCCGGGGTCGAACCGGAACTTCCTGGTCGAGCTGAACCTCGAGAGCACCCGCCACAACGAGATCCAGCTGATCGGCAACGGCGATTGGAGCATCTCGCTCGGCGGACGCGACTGCTCGGTGCAGATGCACGAGCAGAAGCTGGTGGAGGTGTCGCTCACCCAGGAGCTCCTCGACGCCGAGATTGCGCGCACCAGCGGCAAGACCGCGGAGATCCTCGCGGGTGACAAGGGCACCCTCGAGCGCATGGAGAACGAGGGCGCGAAGTTCGGCGAGGCGACCGGCCTCGACAGCGTCTCGACCTTCGAGTGCATCGTCGAAGGCTTCAATCACTTCTTCATGGAGATGAACACGCGGATCCAGGTGGAGCACGGCGTCACCGAGCTCGCCTACCGCCTGAAGTTCACGAACCCGAACGACGCGGCCGACTGCTTCTACGTCGACTACCTGATCGAGGCGATGGCGCTGCTCGCGGTGCACGGCAAGCGTCTGCCGAAGCCCGAGCGGGTGGTGCGGTACGTGTCGGGCGTCGAGGTCCGCATCAACGCCACGAACCAGGCGCTGCAGCCCCACGCGGGCGGCCTGATTCGCAGCTGGTCGGCGCCGATCCAGGGCGAGATCCGCTTCGATCAGGGCATCGGCGAGCGCAACCCCGACACTGGGTCCTTCGTCTACTACTCGCTGGCCGGCGCCTACGACTCGAACGTTGCGCTGCTCCTCACCGACGGTGAGAACCGCACCCACAACTACGAGCGGATGGCCGAGGTGCTCCGCCGGATGGAACTCCGCGGGGACGACCTCCAGACGAACACGCCCGTTCACTACGGCCTGATCAACTGGTTCCTCGGCAAGGACCCGATGGCCGAGCCCACGACACGCTTCATGCAGTCGTACCTGGCGGCGGTCGGCGCGCTCGAACAGCTGGCGCGCGGCGTCGATCTCGAACTCGCCGCCCGCGAGTTCGCGAAGCGCGAGGGCGACGCGGAGGCGCGCGGCGTCCTCGGTCAGAAGCAGAACCTCCTGGTGCGTCCGCTCGAGCGACTGCTCGCGAACGCCCACGTGCTGGGTGGCTTCCTCGGCCGCTTCGAAGGCACGCTCTGGAAGACCCAGGGCGACGAGCCGGTATTCGCCGACAATCCGGTCCGCTTCCTGCGCGAGCTCTATCACTACCTCCACATGGAGGAGAACGAGGAGAACCCGCCGTCGGAGCGCATCTGGGACGACGACCAGGATCTCCTGGCCGCGGCCGAGGCGTTCTACGCCGACGTGGCCGAGCGCACCGGGGTACGCGACGCCGAGGGCCTGAACGCGCTCTTCGCCGGATCGCGGGACGATCGTCTCGCCGACGGCGACGACGCGCTCTGGCAGGCGTGCCAGGCGGCGCATCAGGGACATCAGGCCGGGCTCGAGTTGCTGCTCGTGATCCCGCGCATCGGTCTGCGCTCCGGCTTCTCCGAGATTCAGGTCGACGACACGCTGCAGGTCGTCTTCCCCGAGAAGTTCCTCGACGCGGACGCCGCAGCCGATTTCACCAAGGCACTGGCGCCGCCGCCGCCGGCGAGCGCCGACGAGATCGTGACGCCGATGGGCGGTGCCTTCTACTCCAGGGAAGCGCCGCACCTGCCGCCGATGGTCGAGGTCGGAGCGCACTTCGAAGCGGGTCAGCCGCTCTTCATCATCGAGGTGATGAAGATGTTCAACAAGGTGTTGGCCCCGTTCTCGGGCACGGTCGTCGAGTGTCTGATGGACGGGAAGGACGGCGCGGTCGTGGCCAAGGGCCAGCGGATCCTGCGCATCGAGCCCGACGAGCGAATCGAGCCCGAGAGCGATGCGGATCGCACCGCGCGCATCCGGGCGTCCACCCTCGAACTGCTGGGCTAGTCCGAGTCGCCCTTGCGGCCGGTTCTGTTCGACACCGACATCGGCAGCGACTGCGACGACGCAGTGGCTCTCGGGCTCTTGTTGCAGGCGTCCGAGCGGCTGGAACTCGTGGCCGTGACCACGGTGTCGAGCCGACCCACCGTCCGCGCGGAGATCGCCGCCTCGCTGCTGGCCCTCGCCGGCCGCGGCGGCGTCGACGTGTGTGCCGGGTCGGCGGGCGGGCTCAACCGCAGCGACCAGCAGTTCAACTGGTTCGGCTACGAAGCGGACTGTGTGACTCCCGGCCAGCCCACCGCATTCTCCTCGGAGGAGGCGGCGACACGAATCGTGCGGGCAGCCCAGGAACATCCCGGTCTCGAGATCCTCATGGTCGGTCCCATGACGAATCTCGCACGGGCGCTCGCCCTCGACCCCGGCCTGCCCGAGCGCGCCCGGGTGACGATCATGGGAGGCCACGTGCGCGAGGCCCGGCTGGGCGACTTCGTGTGCCCCTTCGGCATCGACTACAACCTCTGCTCGGATCCGGAGGCGAGCATGAGCGTGCTGGGGGCGGGCTTCGAGACCACCCTGGTCACGGCCGACGTCACCCTCCAGACCTGGCTGCGCGAGGAAGACCTGGAGCGGTTGCGCCAGGGTTCGGCACTCACCCGTGAGCTCGCCCGTCAGATCGACTACTGGAACCCCGTCCAGCGGAAGATCTTCACGGGGATGGGCGGCACGCTGACGGACGACAACGTGTCGTTCCTGCACGACCCCCTGACCGTCCAGGCGCTGATCGACCCGGATTGCCTGCACTTCGAGTCGCTGCGCATCGTCCCAACGATCGCAGGGGGTGTGTTGCGCACCCAGGAGACGACGGACCCGAACCTCGGTGCCGAGATGCGGGTGGCCACGGCCGTCGACGCGCCGACCGCCCGTGATGCCATCGTGGCTCGCCTGCTCGCGGAATAGCGGCTTTACGGGAGCGACACTGCGATGCGACTCTGGCATTCGCATGGGTACGAGCGAACCGCACGCGTCGTGACCGTTGCCCCCCGAGCGGGTCGTGGCGCGGTACTGCTGGTGCTGCTGTGGTGGGTGGCCGGCGTTGCCAGCGCCCAGGAGTCCGCCGCGTCGTCCAGCGCCGACCCCGGTCCGCTCTTGCAGCAGGAGCTGCTCGAGAGCCTGCGCGCGCTCAACCGCGGTGCCCTGCCGGCGGAGACCGGCGTTGCCAGCCTCTTCGCGGTCCCCCTCGACCAGCCGCGGGCGATCGAAGGGCGTTTGGCCGGGCTCCGCGATGAGTTGGCCTCCCTCGACGCGCAACTCCGAGCGGCGAGCGAGGTGCTGGCCGGTCTCGAGGTGCCGTCGGACGACGTACCCGAACCGTCGGCTCCCCCCGTCGACCCGGACAGCGAACTCGCGGGCGAGGACGACCCGGGCGCGGCCGCCGCGCTGCCCGACCCGGGGCGGAAACCGGAGCGCGAGCGGGCGCGGGCCGAGCGGGAGGAGCGCCGCGAGGTGTTGCACGGCGAGCAGGTGAGTCTGCGTCTCCAGCGCGACATCGCCGCCGCGCGCGTGGCCTACCTCGAGCCGCTGCTCGCGCGACTCGACGACATGCCCGAGGCCGCCCTGCGCATCCTGCCGGGCATCGCCGAGTCGCGGCCGATGCTGCGCGAGCAGAGTCTGGCCCAGCGCGAGCTCGCGGGGGCCCTCGACGAAACGGCGGGTCGTCTCGACGACCTGCAGCTGCGTCTGCGCTCGGGGGCACTGGTCGGCTTCGTCACCGAGGCCCGGCGCGTGGCCGGTGTCTTCGGGGCCTCGGCGGAGGGCCTGCGGGATCGCGCTGCCCGGCTGCGCCAGGTGGCCGACGCCCAGGAGCGTCTCGCCAGTCGGCTCGAGACCGAGGCGCGCGAGTTGCGTCGCACGGTCTTCGTGACCCTGCGCGCCGAAGACCACGCGGAACGCATCGACACGCTCTTCCTGCGTCACATCGAGGCCCAGCGACAGCTACAGCGCGGCGTGTCGCGCTCGGAGCTCGGTGTCGATCCCGAGCGATTGGATCGCACGAACGCCCGGGCGCAGGCACTGCTGCCGGATCCGCGTCGCGTGGGCACCGTCGCGGCGGCGGCAGGGCTGGCGGAACCCGTCGCCGAGCTCCTCGCCGAGCTCGATGCCGAGCTGCTCGCCAGCGCTCGTGCCGAAGCCGGCTGGCGGCTCGCGTTCGAGAACGAAGTCGTCACCGTGCTCTCGGGGCTGTCCTCGCCCGCCGTGCATCGCGAGGCCTACGCCCTGTCGAGCACCGTGCTGCGCGACGTGCGCGCCGAGGCGGGGCTGGCCTGGGGCCGGATGAGCCGCGACTGGGAGGACCTACGCGACGAGGTGCCGAGCGTCACGGCGCTTTTCGCTTCCGAACGCGGCCGCGCTGCGCTCATGCGGCTGCTGGGGTTGCTCGGGGTGTTCGCGGCCTGGTGGTTCGCGCGGCGATCCACAGGGGCGATCGTCGTGGCGGGGGTTCGCGCCACGGCGCGCGCAGCGCGCAACCGGGTGGGCATTCGCTACGGCACCATCGTGCGTTGGTCGGGCCTGTTCGAGTCGGTGCTGCCCGTCGTATTCGCCTACGTGGCCTTCCGACTGGCGCTCGCAATCCTCGGTCCCGACAGCCTGCCCGCCGCGGTCTTGCGCACGGTGGGTACGCCGCTCCTCTGGTACTGGCTCGGGCTGCGGGTGTTGCTCGGTCTGACCCAGCGCATCACCCCGGGCCGCCCGGCACTGATCGAGGTGCGCAAGGTCACCCGCGATCGGCTCGAGGTGACCTACGCGCGCCTCGGCTGGTTCATCGCGATCGCCGCCGTCCTCGATGGGATCGCACGGCTCGTGATCGGCGAGGGCATGATCGTCACGCTGGTCGACGGCATCGCACTCCTCTGGGTGGGGGTGTGGGCGGCCTGGGAGGCGTTCAGCTGGCGGGTGCCGCTCGCCGAGGCCTGGGCGGCGCGCGGCACCACCGATGCGGAAACGCCGCCTTCCTTCGAGGTACGCGTCGCTGGTTGGATGCAGCGCTCCCGTTGGGGCTGCCTGCTCTCGCCGGTGGCGCTGGTGCGCGTGTTCCTGGCCCGGCTGGCCGACGGGTTGCGCGAGCTGTCGCGCCGCACGGACCTGGCCGAACTGTTGGCCGCTCGCCGGCTTCGCCGCGCGGCGAAGAACGAAGACGTGGGCAAGAACGCCGGCGATCCCGAGGTTCCCGACGAGTATCTGAAGGAGTTCCCGCTGCGGCCGATTCTCGGTGAGGACGACGCGGTCCTGCTGCCCCGAGAAGAGGTGGTGTCCGAGATCCTCGGGCAGCTGGCGACCTGGCGGGAATCACGCAGCGAAGGGTCGGTGGCGATCGTCGGCGAGAAGGGTTCGGGAAAGACGACCCTCGCGGCGCTGGTCGCCCGGCGCGTCGACGACGAGCTGGTGGTCGTGCAGCACACCCTGCGCGGCAAGCCCATGGGGGCAGACGAACTCTTCCGCGCCCTCTCGCCGAACCTGCCGGTGAATGGCGCCAGCGATCTCGAGGAGTGGATCGACGGCCTGTGCGCGGGTCCCGAGCGCGTGGTCTTGCTCGACGAGGCGCACAACGCCTTCCTGCGCACGGTGGGCGGTTACGAGACCTACGACGCGTTGGTCGAGCTGGTGAACGCCACCTCGAGCAAGATCTTCTGGATCCTGCTCTTCAACAGCTTCACCTGGCGCTTCCTCAACGAGAGCCACTCGCGATTGCACTACTTCCGGCGGCTGCTCGAGGTGCCGAAGTGGAGCGCCGACGACATCCGCGAACTGATCCGCCGCCGCAACCGGCAGACCGGATTCGAGGTCGAGTTCGACGACCTCTTGTTGGATGGCGAACGCGAGAGCCGCGGCCGTCTCGAGCTGGTGGAAGGGGCGGATGGATTCTTCCGGTTGTTGCGCGAGTCGAGCGGAGGCAACCCGCGGATCGCGACGCGGTTGTGGCTGTCCTCCCTCTCGGTCGTTGGGGACAAGAAGCTGCGGGTGTCCGCGTTCCGCGAACCCCACAGCGACGCACTCGACGGCATGAGCGACGAGCTGCTCTTCGCCCTGGCCGCCGTCACCCAACACGAGAATCTCTCGACCCAGGAGCTCCGCCGCGTGCTCAACGTCTCCGACAGCCTGGCGCGCTTTGCCGTGCGCTTCCTGCGGGAGGCCGGGCTCGTGGTGCCGAAGGACGGCAGCGTCGACCGCGTCACGCTCGCCGCGAACTACTACCGCCAGACTCTGCGCGCCCTGCGCAAGAAGCACCTGCTCTTCGAGTGAGCCAGGAGGCCCCGATGCAGACCGAACCCGTGACCGCAGCGCCGGCCGAGACGGCCGTAGAGACCCAGGCCGCGGCCACCCAGCCGATCGCCGACGTGGTGCCGCCCACCACGCCGCTCGATCTCGTGGGCGTGAGCTCGGGCGAAGCACCGGCGGGCGAGGCACTCGCCTTCTTCAACCCGGATGCGTTGCCCCTGGCCCTGCTGCTGCTGCTGGGCGCCGCGATCGCCGTGCGGCTCGTGCATCGTCTCGCGAACGGCCTGGCCGATCGCATGACCGTCCACCGGTTGGCGATCAAGCAGGGGGCGACGCTGGCTGGTTTCGCAATCTATGCGATCGGCGTCGTGGCGAGCATCGGCAGCGTCTTCGAGCTGTCGGCCCAGGCGCTCTTCGCCCTCTCCGGCACCCTGGCCGTCGCGGCCGGGTTCCTGCTGCGCGACGTCGCCGAGGCGATCGTGGCGGGACTCTCGATCCTGATCAGCCGCCCGTTCTCGGTGGGCGACCGGATCCAGTTCGGGGGGTACTACGGGGAGGTGAAGGACATCGGCT
This Myxococcota bacterium DNA region includes the following protein-coding sequences:
- a CDS encoding ATP-binding protein, giving the protein MRLWHSHGYERTARVVTVAPRAGRGAVLLVLLWWVAGVASAQESAASSSADPGPLLQQELLESLRALNRGALPAETGVASLFAVPLDQPRAIEGRLAGLRDELASLDAQLRAASEVLAGLEVPSDDVPEPSAPPVDPDSELAGEDDPGAAAALPDPGRKPERERARAEREERREVLHGEQVSLRLQRDIAAARVAYLEPLLARLDDMPEAALRILPGIAESRPMLREQSLAQRELAGALDETAGRLDDLQLRLRSGALVGFVTEARRVAGVFGASAEGLRDRAARLRQVADAQERLASRLETEARELRRTVFVTLRAEDHAERIDTLFLRHIEAQRQLQRGVSRSELGVDPERLDRTNARAQALLPDPRRVGTVAAAAGLAEPVAELLAELDAELLASARAEAGWRLAFENEVVTVLSGLSSPAVHREAYALSSTVLRDVRAEAGLAWGRMSRDWEDLRDEVPSVTALFASERGRAALMRLLGLLGVFAAWWFARRSTGAIVVAGVRATARAARNRVGIRYGTIVRWSGLFESVLPVVFAYVAFRLALAILGPDSLPAAVLRTVGTPLLWYWLGLRVLLGLTQRITPGRPALIEVRKVTRDRLEVTYARLGWFIAIAAVLDGIARLVIGEGMIVTLVDGIALLWVGVWAAWEAFSWRVPLAEAWAARGTTDAETPPSFEVRVAGWMQRSRWGCLLSPVALVRVFLARLADGLRELSRRTDLAELLAARRLRRAAKNEDVGKNAGDPEVPDEYLKEFPLRPILGEDDAVLLPREEVVSEILGQLATWRESRSEGSVAIVGEKGSGKTTLAALVARRVDDELVVVQHTLRGKPMGADELFRALSPNLPVNGASDLEEWIDGLCAGPERVVLLDEAHNAFLRTVGGYETYDALVELVNATSSKIFWILLFNSFTWRFLNESHSRLHYFRRLLEVPKWSADDIRELIRRRNRQTGFEVEFDDLLLDGERESRGRLELVEGADGFFRLLRESSGGNPRIATRLWLSSLSVVGDKKLRVSAFREPHSDALDGMSDELLFALAAVTQHENLSTQELRRVLNVSDSLARFAVRFLREAGLVVPKDGSVDRVTLAANYYRQTLRALRKKHLLFE
- a CDS encoding nucleoside hydrolase; its protein translation is MRPVLFDTDIGSDCDDAVALGLLLQASERLELVAVTTVSSRPTVRAEIAASLLALAGRGGVDVCAGSAGGLNRSDQQFNWFGYEADCVTPGQPTAFSSEEAATRIVRAAQEHPGLEILMVGPMTNLARALALDPGLPERARVTIMGGHVREARLGDFVCPFGIDYNLCSDPEASMSVLGAGFETTLVTADVTLQTWLREEDLERLRQGSALTRELARQIDYWNPVQRKIFTGMGGTLTDDNVSFLHDPLTVQALIDPDCLHFESLRIVPTIAGGVLRTQETTDPNLGAEMRVATAVDAPTARDAIVARLLAE
- a CDS encoding carboxyl transferase domain-containing protein, translated to MRGGGPARVRTQHAKQRMTVFERIRVLTDQEPNLLYQNWGPSLDGASIVTGILSIGGRDVAVYGHDFTLRAGSMDATNGAKLARLIYMAAERGIPLIGMNDSAGAFVPAGVGGLDGYSEAFTALRKISGRVPSISLMFGYNAGGGAYLPRQGSFVVQAGETFIGLTGPGVVKSVLGEDVSADDLGGPGVHGMNGVADLTTDDELGALRTALRLLSYLPDNNRSLAPFSETSDPIDRFTIEEDILFRRTFNQPAGMNSPLDITLFMQQICDHGEYFELQPARARNLVTAFGRIGGHVVGFVANNSAVASGQIDIGAARKGTRFIRFCNLYNVPLVFLEDTTGFLPGSEQESGGIILEGRRLLDSIIDVRVPSMTLIIRNAFGGAYAAYNSYFVGADMVFTMPMARIAVMGPAGKDFVYKDEIRALDATYRKAVADGGSEEAAAKARDAGLADLSDRYEADLMNPKEALSLGSVSRVVMPGTSRRVLAQNLDFLMRTYEPSPMGGVQREFE
- a CDS encoding mechanosensitive ion channel domain-containing protein — protein: MQTEPVTAAPAETAVETQAAATQPIADVVPPTTPLDLVGVSSGEAPAGEALAFFNPDALPLALLLLLGAAIAVRLVHRLANGLADRMTVHRLAIKQGATLAGFAIYAIGVVASIGSVFELSAQALFALSGTLAVAAGFLLRDVAEAIVAGLSILISRPFSVGDRIQFGGYYGEVKDIGLRTVRLVTLDDNLVTIPSNKFLSESVASANAGELDCMVVMSFYVDADADHDRASQIVRDAVMSSRFCYLGKPISLLIGMKLVEQLGVVIEITAKAYVFDARHEKAFASDVTQRVLRALRKAQIALPSVARAA
- a CDS encoding biotin/lipoyl-containing protein, translated to MLDKSLETVAYADSPSEWIRSFDPSDIKCLVVCRGPVRLEAFEIFDAIGIREYGMLLSEKDSVIYPRCLAPELRNFKFPANVHRVPDYMGVGQEEKQQRIAEIVEIARAHGYTHIFAGYGFMAEDAEFIEAIEASGVLFMGPSSGVVRQAGAKDEAKKLARSLGNSVIPGVDTISARALLQRAGDRSGLEVLASQHDLEFGFDEGISLEENAEALLQAGYGKTVELVTIEELQAQADRECREMWREYPNNRIRFKHIGGGGGKGQRVVSSSEEIPSAVMDILAESKVLPPGSNRNFLVELNLESTRHNEIQLIGNGDWSISLGGRDCSVQMHEQKLVEVSLTQELLDAEIARTSGKTAEILAGDKGTLERMENEGAKFGEATGLDSVSTFECIVEGFNHFFMEMNTRIQVEHGVTELAYRLKFTNPNDAADCFYVDYLIEAMALLAVHGKRLPKPERVVRYVSGVEVRINATNQALQPHAGGLIRSWSAPIQGEIRFDQGIGERNPDTGSFVYYSLAGAYDSNVALLLTDGENRTHNYERMAEVLRRMELRGDDLQTNTPVHYGLINWFLGKDPMAEPTTRFMQSYLAAVGALEQLARGVDLELAAREFAKREGDAEARGVLGQKQNLLVRPLERLLANAHVLGGFLGRFEGTLWKTQGDEPVFADNPVRFLRELYHYLHMEENEENPPSERIWDDDQDLLAAAEAFYADVAERTGVRDAEGLNALFAGSRDDRLADGDDALWQACQAAHQGHQAGLELLLVIPRIGLRSGFSEIQVDDTLQVVFPEKFLDADAAADFTKALAPPPPASADEIVTPMGGAFYSREAPHLPPMVEVGAHFEAGQPLFIIEVMKMFNKVLAPFSGTVVECLMDGKDGAVVAKGQRILRIEPDERIEPESDADRTARIRASTLELLG